The Candidatus Neomarinimicrobiota bacterium genomic sequence TCGGGGGTTTCTGACAACCCCTTGCGCAGCTCGCGCATGATAGCCTTGGCCTCACCGCTATTTTCCTGCACAAGCAGTGCGAGCAGCCGGAGCTGGGCTCCCGGTGGCCCGTTGCGGAATATTCGCCTGATGGGATTCACCTGCAAGACCCGAACCCAGGCCGGCTCCAGAGACAGAAGCCTTCTTATGCGGGCTAGAGTCGCGTGGGGAGCAGGTGACAGGTCACGCAGTTGCGGCGCGGCTCGTGGGGGACCTTTTTGGCCACCAGTCCTAACGAAGGGAGCTCTTTTCCCTGGGCGTGACACTGCAGACAAACCTCCTCACTGACGAAACTTGCATGAAAGGGCTGAGCGCTGAGTGGCGGCGGTGTGGCCACTGAAGCGCCCAGACTCAGGCGGCCGGCAAACGAGGGCCGGTAGACCAGGTAAACCAACAGCAGGCCGGCCACGACAATAACCGAAATCAGTGCTGAGCGGGGGCGTTCCATGGCTCTGCCGGGCCGGCCACACCTACCCCGCTTGCGCCGCGGAACGCGCACCCAGCAGGGCCGCCTGCTCATCGGCGTGGTAGGATGAACGCACCAGTGGACCCGATTCCACCACCTTGAATCCGAGCCGGAGACCCGCGCGACGATAGCTGTCAAACTCCGTGGGATGGACGAATCGGTCGACGGGCAGGTGGCTGCGGTCGGGTTGGAGATACTGGCCGATCGTGAAAATCTGGCAGCCCGTTGCGACGGCGTCAGCCAAGAGTGCATACACCTCCTCGGGCCGCTCGCCGATGCCTACCATGATGCCCGCCTTTACCGTCATCCCATGCGCGTGGGCGTAGCGCAGAACTTCCAGGCTTTGCCGGTAATTTGCCTGGGGCCGAACCCGGCTATACAGGCGCGGCACCGTTTCCAGATTGTGGGCCAATATTTCCGGGTGGGCAGCCATGACCTGCTGGAGGGCCAGGCGGTCGCCCCTAAAATCGGGGATCAGAACCTCCACGCTGCAGCCGGGCACCTGCCGGTGAATCTCACGGATGGTTTCCGCCCAGATACGGGCGCCGCCGTCGGGCAGTTCGTCACGGTTAACCGAGGTGATGACGCAGTGCGCCAACCCCATGGCCTTCACCCCCTCGGCCGCCCGGGAGGGCTCCTGCTCATCCAGGGACGATGGCCGC encodes the following:
- the lipA gene encoding lipoyl synthase gives rise to the protein MPTPPLASAAQTERANLPAGSRRPPWMKIKIRTEANYRDIRRLVRDKGLHTVCEEARCPNIYECWERRSATIMILGDVCTRSCGFCAIKTGRPSSLDEQEPSRAAEGVKAMGLAHCVITSVNRDELPDGGARIWAETIREIHRQVPGCSVEVLIPDFRGDRLALQQVMAAHPEILAHNLETVPRLYSRVRPQANYRQSLEVLRYAHAHGMTVKAGIMVGIGERPEEVYALLADAVATGCQIFTIGQYLQPDRSHLPVDRFVHPTEFDSYRRAGLRLGFKVVESGPLVRSSYHADEQAALLGARSAAQAG